In Zingiber officinale cultivar Zhangliang chromosome 11B, Zo_v1.1, whole genome shotgun sequence, a single window of DNA contains:
- the LOC122034039 gene encoding probable CCR4-associated factor 1 homolog 11 yields the protein MAVAVVNNVNDMLISSSAASTSRVEVRSVWAHNLDEEFALIRSAVPFHPFVALDTEYPGVVVASKNPYCTLTLPQRYELIRANVEALRIVQVGLTLSDAAGNLPCAIYSDGTCVRYVWEFNFRDFDISRDRYAPSSVELLKANGIDFQKNQIWGIDSCRFAQHLATSGLLSFGHFSPVSWVTFQGAYDFAFLVKMLTCDCKLPKTVREFLHLVHFFFGKRVFDVKHLSKHCPGLYGGLERVASTVRVERAVGSRHQSGSDSLLTWQVFYQIASRVNPQLIHRPEHMGTLFDLQLQ from the coding sequence ATGGCTGTCGCAGTTGTCAACAACGTTAACGATATGCTAATTTCCTCTTCCGCCGCCAGCACCAGCAGAGTCGAGGTTCGCTCCGTGTGGGCTCATAACCTCGACGAGGAGTTCGCCCTTATCCGCTCCGCCGTCCCGTTCCACCCCTTCGTCGCATTGGACACCGAGTATCCTGGCGTCGTCGTCGCTTCCAAAAATCCCTACTGCACCCTCACCCTCCCCCAGCGCTACGAATTGATCCGCGCCAACGTCGAGGCCCTCCGCATCGTCCAGGTCGGTCTCACCCTCTCCGACGCCGCCGGCAACCTGCCATGTGCCATCTACAGCGACGGCACTTGTGTGCGTTACGTGTGGGAATTTAATTTCCGCGACTTCGACATCAGCCGCGACCGTTACGCCCCTTCCTCCGTCGAGCTGCTCAAGGCTAATGGCATCGACTTCCAAAAGAATCAAATATGGGGCATCGACTCTTGCAGATTCGCCCAGCACTTGGCCACCTCCGGCTTGCTTTCCTTTGGCCATTTTTCTCCCGTCTCCTGGGTTACCTTCCAAGGCGCCTATGACTTCGCCTTCCTAGTCAAGATGCTGACATGCGACTGCAAATTACCAAAGACCGTTCGTGAGTTCTTGCACCTTGTTCACTTCTTTTTCGGCAAAAGGGTGTTCGATGTGAAGCACCTTAGCAAGCATTGTCCTGGGCTTTACGGAGGATTGGAGCGGGTGGCCTCTACCGTCCGAGTTGAGCGAGCAGTCGGCTCTCGACATCAGTCCGGCTCCGATAGCTTATTAACATGGCAGGTGTTCTACCAAATCGCTTCTCGTGTGAATCCACAACTCATCCATCGTCCAGAACACATGGGAACACTATTTGACCTCCAACTGCAATAG
- the LOC122034987 gene encoding senescence-associated protein OSA15, chloroplastic-like, whose translation MEFLCTSGITRLNDRARQDAAVLRLGFLKLDARAREDTRKIDLGVKEKAARLKHLATDRAQSDLKRVADQHWSDGALEADLRRADFIFRRRAMEDAYMALKFIRNIHDMMANKFYQFPSNERSFSLKDKMGFITLKKNGKALDLFADEVTTDRMQAIQVL comes from the exons ATGGAATTTTTATGCACTAGTGGCATAACAAGACTAAATGATCGGGCACGCCAAGATGCTGCTGTTCTTCGACTTGGATTTCTTAAGCTTGATG CTCGTGCAAGGGAGGACACAAGGAAGATTGACCTTGGTGTTAAGGAAAAGGCTGCTCGGTTGAAGCATTTAGCCACT GACAGGGCTCAATCTGATCTGAAGAGAGTAGCAGATCAGCATTGGAGTGATGGGGCCTTAGAG GCCGACTTACGACGAGCTGACTTCATATTTAGACGACGTGCCATGGAAGATGCATACATGGCATTGAAG TTTATAAGAAACATTCATGACATGATGGCAAACAAATTTTACCAATT TCCTTCAAATGAAAGGTCTTTCTCTCTCAAAGATAAAATGGGATTCATTACACTCAAAAAGAATGGGAAAGCTCTTGATCTATTTGCAGATGAGGTCACAACAGACCGTATGCAAGCCATTCAGGTGCTTTAA